One segment of Chryseobacterium turcicum DNA contains the following:
- the mazG gene encoding nucleoside triphosphate pyrophosphohydrolase: MNTRQEKLEAFGRLLDIMDDLREKCPWDQKQTLQTLRHLTLEETYELSDALLQEDLTEIKKELGDVLLHLVFYAKIGSEKKSFDIADVINSLNEKLIFRHPHIYGDVEVKDEEEVKQNWEKLKLKEGNKSILGGVPKGLPSMVKAYRIQDKVKGIGFEFHDAEDAWKKVDEEINEFHAETDLDKKEQELGDVFFSLINYARISGLNPDSALERTNLKFISRFQKMEQLAAEADLKLADITLEEMDVLWEKAKRFE, translated from the coding sequence ATGAATACCAGACAAGAAAAACTCGAAGCTTTCGGAAGACTTTTAGATATTATGGATGACCTTCGTGAAAAATGTCCGTGGGATCAGAAACAGACACTACAAACGCTTCGTCATTTAACTTTAGAAGAAACTTACGAACTTTCGGATGCTCTTTTACAGGAAGATTTAACCGAAATTAAAAAAGAACTTGGCGATGTATTGCTGCATCTGGTTTTTTATGCTAAAATAGGTTCTGAAAAAAAGAGTTTCGATATTGCTGATGTTATTAATTCTTTAAATGAAAAACTGATTTTCCGCCACCCTCATATTTATGGCGATGTAGAAGTGAAAGATGAAGAAGAAGTAAAACAAAACTGGGAAAAACTAAAACTGAAAGAAGGTAATAAATCTATTTTGGGTGGCGTTCCGAAAGGATTGCCAAGTATGGTAAAAGCCTATAGAATTCAGGATAAAGTAAAAGGAATTGGTTTTGAATTTCACGATGCCGAAGATGCGTGGAAAAAAGTAGATGAAGAAATCAACGAGTTTCATGCAGAAACCGATTTAGATAAAAAAGAACAGGAGTTGGGCGATGTATTTTTCTCATTGATTAATTACGCAAGAATTTCAGGTTTAAACCCTGATTCGGCTTTAGAGCGTACCAATCTGAAATTTATTTCAAGATTTCAGAAAATGGAACAGCTTGCAGCTGAGGCAGATTTAAAATTAGCTGATATCACTTTAGAAGAAATGGATGTTCTTTGGGAAAAAGCAAAACG